gaaaagcaatttttcaagtaatagtaatattggaATAATGGaggcaaggaggaaaaaaagaagggaaaagggatatagaaagagagtgagacaggagggaagagaggagagggggaagaaaggaagagaggaagacaaggggagggggaggggagggggaggggaggggagggagggggaggggaggggaggggagggatagagagagagagagagagagagagagagagagagagagagagagagagagagagagagagagagagagagagagagagagagagagagagagagagagagagagggagagaaataataataatgtgaattgatggaagaacaaagaagagacatttttaaataattacttgtggtaatagtactaatactatAGAGCAAATATTTTAGTCTTGTATCACATAACTGAgaatataataacagatataagaACATTAACAGTAACACTACCCACTGTATAACGCATATTTTCAAACAGAAAGCACAAACTTACTTGGGGTACAGTACAGGATCTGCTTCATTGGCGCTGATAATAAACACAGGGAAGAGCAGAGCAAACAAGCATCCACTGCATTGGAGGAAAAGAGTGAAGATTTGTAATGATTACAGTTCATGATACTATGTCTGAGTTGATACTGATTTTAATGTAGTATAATGCTAATCCTATTAATAATCACACAATACCAATACAACAAATTATATCACAATGTTAACTCAATGTCGCCGGGATAAtgctataatgttattgacatcagtaacagcaatataacataaaataaaatattttcgaacATCAAGAAAAATAGGCGAGACAGATAGTACTTATAATTGGCCCATTGGTGACTTAAAACAAGTACAGCCATCTATGTAAAAACAACTTATAAATTAAACGCAgagtgggcatgacatgtacaTGCCCGTCGGCTTTGGGTTAATACTGCCAGTGCTACTAAAGTTACTAATGATACAAAAAGATTCAGATAATGTTACCGTATTAATGATACAAAACAGTATATTAGCTTAAGAATTATTCTGAGAGGACATAATATGTACATTCTGAAGATAGTAAATTGTTCAAAGACCTTAGAtctgtatctattatattatgtaacTGATTTACAATGATCAAAAATCAATAGCTAactgatcatcatcataacctaTTTTTGGCATAATCATACATAATCAATAAGCAGAATATGCTTTGTACACTGTATTTACTATATCACAAAATCACAAGTCTAAAGTAGAATGTATGATGAATGTTCCAgtgtatatatactgaatattctAATCATCCTAATATATTAATACTGAAatctaaaaatcatatatatttttatatatatatatatatatatatatatatatattatatatatatatatatatatatatgacaaaattaaCCCATTGCctacgggtggcatgtacgcacatgccatggcatggcaggaccatggtgtatctatgtacatgtcatgagttttttttgttacaatcacggcaaaagattatttttctgccactgaaagtgtgattaagtcggttttaacactttctcatttttaccatggaaaaaaaaaaaaaaaaaaaaaaaaaaaaaaaaaaaaaaaattcaactccatgatgccacacactgcttattttatggagtctatataacaaacaaaagtatccttcagtctcgatttatcaggaagtatggcaagtagagactttagaaaataatgaaaactgaaaatacaacatatcttcgtagtattacgaagaaacggcatgggatgctggtatttggcatgagtggtcgcacatgatcAGGTGACGAGCAGCGAGTcccgggcctctatgaatactacccgtcagaaatGGGTTAATAATTACGTCAATAAAAACATCCTAAAAAGTTCTTTAAATGTGCATATGAAACTATCCCCTTATATGAAAAATGCCTTAATGTTCTTagagtaaaaagataaataaaatcctCTCTCACCTCACATACACAGAAGAGGGGTACATGGTGATGAATGCCAATGGGAGGCCCGAAGCCCATGAAATAGGGCCAGTTCTCCTCCACGAAGCTGTATTCCAAGAAAAGAGGACGGGGAAGCCATATTAACATTTAATGCTGTTGATCAAATTTCATCATCTTATATTGTCGGAAATCAAGACTGGCTAAACAGGGtttgaaaattaataatttactaCAGTAAGTAGAATTCTCCTAAAAGAGTATACAATTGTGAGTAGATGAGGTCTGGAATATCAAGAGGACAATCCAATCCAATATCAAATTTTTACTACAGTAAGTACAATGCTCCTAAGAGTATACAATTCTGAATAGATCTGGAATATCAAGAGGACAGCAAGACTGAATTGATGGTTAACTCTGAAAGTGACAGCAAGACAACTGAAGGGCTAGACCACTGACAAGAACATCCAATGTTTGACTACTCTAATAACCTCTTGCCTCCTCATCTCAAGATTTATCAAATATAAATGACCACATTGGTTTCaaggcaacaataataacagtattatactTTTACAGCTAAAGAAAGAAATTCACACCACAGCACTCCTGGTAATAAATCAGacattagtaaaaaaacaaaaataataatgcctGTTAATATACAAGACAAAAATCTATAACTTTTAATACATTGCATTTCCAGCAGTTAATCACAGGTACTTCAAAACTGAGACACATTTTCAGCTACCAGTTTgtgtaataattaattatatattaccattttttCAAGTATATCAATCTAGAAGGCAAAAAAAGCAATATGAATGAATTAACATAAAATTAACATTacttaaattgataaaaatataaacattaacagcaaaaatgcatgaatgaatatattacatgaataaacataaacaaaacaacataaattaGAAACCACTCATCTAAATGCtcaggaataaaaagaaaatacaaaaataaaaataattagaaacagacaataaacatacaacaatatatatatatatatatatatatatatatatatatatatatatatatatatatatatatgtataatatatatatataataaagataatgataaatagataaaaaaaacaataacaacagcaaagacggaaaaagaaaaagaaaagtatctgactgcaacaataaaaaaaaaagtaaggaaaaacataataataaaacaaaaacagaaataactgaaaagatgaaaaaaggataaagtaaaaaaaaaaaaaaaaaatacaatcattaCAAAATGAGACAAAACCTAGCATCATACCTTAGTCTCTTGTAGAGCTCCCAGCCCATGTTGAACCACCGGTACTCGAAGGCATAGAGAGCATTGAGGAGGCACATGtgcacaccccccaccaccacgttGATACCCATGATCGGCAGCAGCATCAGCAGGTTGGCCTGAGGGCAAGGGTAGGCTGGTGAGATTAAGGGGCTTGactcaaacacacagacaaatacaaaggcagaggagagtgagtgtgtgagagagtaagAATGTGAGAGCGAGAATTAGAATGAGAGCAAGTGAGAGTGACagtgaaagtgagagggagagagagaaagagagaaagagagacagaaaggcacagagggagggagggagaggggagagagagagagagagagagagagagagagagaagagaagagaagagagagagagagagagagaaagagaagaggagaaagagaagagaagagaaagagaagagaagagcaacaagagagaggagaagagagagggagaggaagagagagagcaagagagagagagagagagagagagagagagagagagcaagagagagagagagagagagacagagagagagaaagagagagagagagagagagcaggagagagagagagagagagggagagagagagagagagagagagagagagagagagaggagaggagaggagagagaggagagagagagagagagaagagagagagagagagagagagagagagagagaaagagagagaagagagagagagagagagagagagagagagagagaaagcaagagagagagagaaagcaacgacagagagagagagagagagagagagagagagcaagacaagagaggagagagagagagcaagagagagagagagagagagagtaagagagagaggagaaggagatagaagagagagagagagagagagcgagagagagagagaaaaaacaaagagacagagagagaagagagagaggcagggcaTGAGAAATGGATCTAAATATCCAACTCACCTGCACCAAGAAGAGGAGCTGGATGAAGATGGAGATAAGAACATCTGCCACCAGCTTGCTCAAGCTACTGATGAGCTGTGGTCTACCCTGTCGTTGACGGTATGCACTGTCAGCAATATCCTGGTGAGAGGAAGACAGGGTTATTCCCTCTTTTTATTGTGTCATAAATGTAGATCAGGTGCCCCTTGTCATGCGAAGATTTCTTCATACTGAATGAGAAAAACACAGTCACATGTACacttccacacatacacatatgatgcacaaaaacaaatgcaaacaaatcacaataataattattaataaaatttaacaaacaCCCACCATTCACCCACAGCCACAGTCATCCCCAaaggccctttccccctcccatcccccttgccTCCCACCAACACCTGTCGCAACACAGACCAACAGTTCACACCATCGTACCTGGAACCAAATGGTGTTGATGATCCTAGAGAGAACAAAAAGGGGCAGGACCCACAGCATGTCGAAAACGGCGGTGAGTGTGGGCCGAGCATAGTGCCACACCGCCCCTGCCCCTTCTGCCAGGAACAAGCTCAGCACCTGCTTTAGCATGGGCAGTAGGAGGTAGTTGAAGATGACAAGGCTCAGGCCAAACACCACGCCATTGAGGACACAACACTGAACGATGCGATGAGTCACCTTGGTCTCACTGGGGACAAGTTAATCAGTCTTAATTTGGGTGTTTGTCCACATGTTGCTCAATACTGGTGCTAATTTATGTATTTTGAGGCATTTTAGAAAGGCATCtgtcaataatgctaataaatccTATTGTGtgagaataaatttaaaaataatgcttGCAGAAAATTGTCCTCTATATTCAGTAgtagattatatacataatgatgaaataataacagaaacagtaATGGGTGTAAAATGACTCAGGATTTCCTTAATATTTCCACAAACTTGTAGGAAAGATATACATATGACAAAAACTGCATTTAAAGTAAGACatgctctatttctttttttttttttctttctttctttctttgtttaaagATGTCCTTGAGTGGTtggtgatgaataatgataatttcataaaTGACAGGCTGAgattataattactttatatataatgatgttattCACAAATACAGCCTTCAGTCAGTAACCTCTCTgacttgaaaagaaagaaagaaaagaaggcttCCAACACATAGAGATGGCTAGAGATACAAGTCCATcttctgataaaaaaattttgtaaatccagcagatttaaaaaaaacaaaattaaaaaataaaataaaaaaaaaataaaataaaaaaaaaaaaaataaaaaataaaacaaaacaaaaaaaataataaaaaaaaNNNNNNNNNNNNNNNNNNNNNNNNNNNNNNNNNNNNNNNNNNNNNNNNNNNNNNNNNNNNNNNNNNNNNNNNNNNNNNNNNNNNNNNNNNNNNNNNNNNNtgttttttccccccttttttttcggggttttttaacccttttgggttttcttttcccaaataaagggggaaaaaaaaatttttttcccaccccccactgttttcttttgtttaaaaatttgctcttttaaataaaaaaccacttttaaaagggttttttaaaaaaaaccaggaattaaaaaaatttttaaaattcaagctTAAAAGgcgtttaaaaaaaatcctttttggaGATGAGCCAGAAATTTAGAAATTTATCAAAGGGGGAATACTTTCATCGGGGAAAGTTATATTTGAAAAACCTGTATAACTATTTCATTTTTGCCCAAGTGTTAAAAAGTATGAagctaaaaaaaacaattttaaaattcttttgggGGGCGAATCGGTTTGAGATACGACCTAGGATGGTTTAGaataggttttggggggggaatttttttaatgtatgaaataaaacaatttgctagaaaaataagggggaaaatttaaaattttcaccaTACCaaagttaataaaatttttactgcCTTTACCGACTCtgatttttttcctcgttttccagttttctttttcacatccgtaccgttgttgtttttttctttttggggatcaATATCATAAAAGATCTTCGAGTTGGGCTTATTCAATTAGGTTTTTTCTTTCCAGGGGCTTTCTTCCCCCTTCGAGCttaggtataataaaaatatcatgtgTAGCTTGTTGTTTTCTGAGGtgaatttcccccaaaacaaaaggccctgtccttttttttctgaggatCCCAAGTTTAAATCCCATTTTGGGGGCTGAATTATTTGACCCCGTTCCTGCTGGTGTTTTATTTAGGCCATATGTTGGCGCTCTAAAGGGGTTGTTATGGTGTTATTTTCCAAATCACAAAGGGGCGGGAATCTCTTGGAAATTTGAATTGCACCTCTTTTATCCTTTTGGGAAatggataaaatttaaatatgggaCGGGTTTACGATAATTTTAGGGAAAATTGGCTTATCCCCCAAGTGTTTTCGGAACTTTCGTTACGTAAATTCTTCCAAAACTTAcggaaaaatggttaaaaaaacagAAGGGGTCTAACTTGGCCCTTCAGCGATGAAAGAGGGAAATTTTACCCACTCTTGCCTGAATCTAAAAAACCCCACTGGTTCATATGATGTTCGATGATGAACGGATAATGGATAATGAACAAGCTAAGGAAGTCTATCCTGGTGAGGTTAAGCTGAATCAACTGTAGTTCGTAAGAGCGAAGTATGGTAATCTATAGTtgaatttaaaattatctatgcAATAATCTTCAGACTATTAACCTATACGTTTGGTGGCTTTTTTAGTTACTTCGTGTTTGTAGTTATTTTATCCAATTATTATTTTAGAATTATTTCCTCACATGCGCTAAGAAAGAAGTTCGCATCAACAATATTCATCAATCACTATCATTAGCAGTGGATCTGATTCAAGATAAGTAATCCGAAATCACGTTATGTGATGTATTTATAATATCCATAGGAGTTGCAACGATCAtaatattacaaatgtatattatttatctatctatctatatctatcatttatgtgtgcgtgtagtaCTGCGATTACATAATACCAATTAATAAAGGCTATTATAATTCAGTTAAATCGGACAATTATCATCGGATTACCAATAACCAaatatcgtatttttttctttgcccacTTCTAGCATAGTCTACTAGAGATTCATTTAATTGTAATGGATAGTCCCCGGCAGTTAGTGACATTCGAGGTTACTTTTCCACAGGATAACTGGATCTAATGCGATGTTCGTGCCACTATCAATTtcacacaaaatatatcataGGTGTATAGtttaaagtttgtttgttttgctacgATAAGGTTAAACATTGGAGAGAGGAAATTTCAAATGAACACCAGAAATGGATTAAAAGTTAGTGATATGAGCCCCACATAAAAAGTAGATGGTAAACATCTACTTTTTCCAAACTAATTTTTACGCTGATTTAAAAACTGGTATAAAAATAGCTAGTCGATTATTCAGGAATCGAAATAAAACAGTGTCGGTATATGACATTAATTAAGTTTCTTTTACgctgaaaaagggggaattgtGGAAACGTAggtctctttttaaaaaaaaatctcagtttAGGTTTTCTTTGATCCCATTTTTTATTGAGGgaccgaaaaaaaacactaacgggGCCAATCCTGATGCCTGAAACTAAAGCGCGTAAATGTGAGTTTTGAAATATAGAATTGattaagaaatattataaaaaaagcttTGGACTTGTTATTGTTATGGAGTTATTACGTTCTTTCGTATTATTTGTTGCTATTATcacacatttcattattatcattattcatttttttcttcataaatcatttttcattaatgttatgatcgttattatttttttttatttccatcgcattattattacttatggattaatattcattattcattgccaattattattactatctgcATTAAGGCATGCTGTTGATTACTCCAGTTAAATTTTTCCATGAAGGTAAAACATTTGCCAAGCTGTGAGGTCTCAGAAGTGATTCATCTTCCCGAATGGCCCGGCATCAGTGACCTTAAAATAAAACCTTGCCATGTAAAACTCCCTAAAAAATGTATCTCGCGGATTTTTTGTTAACACGTGGGGTATATTTAACTCCTGGCGATTTAAGATTGAAAACCTTTAACTGCAAAAAAACTGTAAGAATAATTTAAAGAAGTCTCCCGTTTCCTTTCGAAGTGCAGGGGACCTCATGTATACAAATTAACGTGTTCTTAAAACTCCgctgaaaaaaaaacgcaccaTATCCTCAAAAGGGAATATATTTCTTCATCGATGGGGCCTCAAGCACAGAAACACGCAAGGGGAAAAGCAGGGCATCCGTTTAGGTCTTTGGGATGGTGAGCCCTGGGGCGTGTAGGTTATcatgttcgttttctttttggccactttttttaaatagaaagtaCTTACAATAGTCGTGCAATTTGAGTTTTAAACCATGGTTAATAAAacaccgaaaaacaaaaaaagagaaaacacaacatagtaaaaaaaaaaaaaaaaggaaaaaaaatatctaactgGAAGGGACCACATCAAAATTGGGTTCAAGAACATTACATATCCttacaattaaaagaaaagaaaagaaaaaaaacttttaatcgaTGGCTTCCAAGTGgaaattttcccacttttttaataccaaaagaaaaaaaatctgctatcAGGCTCTTTAGTTAGGGCTTAATCTTGTGGCGTGGAAAAGTGTAATGTTTTgaaagttattcatttatttctttttagggGGGTATGGGTACCCATGTGTAAAAACAAAAAGCGAAACGTTGGGACCATCTATTACGGTAAAACCTTtcagaaaattattaaatttaatatatttgcaAAGAAGGGAGGGAATACTAGAGTAGAGTTTGGTACGCAGTTGAAGGTATAACGTATCAGTACATGTATTGGCGgattatcattttcacttctaGGATAAACCTGCTTATtccaaagttttttcttttttgtggtgggggaCATATTCCGCCTAAACTTCAACCATTCGGAAAATCACTTACATACTTCACAAAACTCTGGGTGACAAATGTcccccaaaaaaggcccaaaTTAAACCTCGGAATCACTACTTATGTTCAAATGGCGGACTGTCCAACGGCCTTTCGAcagtttttgcttattttttccaGGGCCTCTGTTTGTGTCTCTGACTCGCGAGTCTCGTACGAGTGACAtcactgatttttcttttctctctctctctatcagttaCTACCGTGCCCGGCCCGATGATTTCATTcatgattaatgttattgttgttgttattattattattgttgttgttatcattattgttgttgttattattattgctgttgttgttattattggtgttgttattattattattattgttattattattattattattattattattattattattattattattattgttgttgctgttgttgttgttttattgttgttattactataatatttaaaTCATAATTTAGTTATTATctccatcaacattatcatgtaCGTGAGTATCAGGCAGTCGCTAGGCTTCTCTCAAAAGCTGCACTATACTTCATCGTCCGAAAATAGGGAAAATGTCATAATTGTACCCTGCTGTGCTGTTTGAGAATAAGGACGTCTTCTTACTTGGGAGCTAGGGGTCTCGTAGTTATAGGGTttccaaaaattaataaataagtaaaatttaagaACAAAATGGAATGGTAAAAAAATGGCAAATATAACCCAGATTTCAAGAAAACCTAGATTCCCCTGATCGAAATTCAACCTGCGCCATTTGCGTTCCCACCAAGTCaaagtgatgtaaaaaaaaaaccaatggcCTAGAGATGCGA
The Penaeus monodon isolate SGIC_2016 chromosome 18, NSTDA_Pmon_1, whole genome shotgun sequence genome window above contains:
- the LOC119584392 gene encoding LOW QUALITY PROTEIN: etoposide-induced protein 2.4 homolog (The sequence of the model RefSeq protein was modified relative to this genomic sequence to represent the inferred CDS: deleted 1 base in 1 codon; added 197 bases not found in genome assembly) gives rise to the protein MDSLKTTVNGFVRGLSDSIKGFVLIFHYDAEVPEKPRSSPTQETNLAKRRAAQQAEKKQRQASQRDETKVTHRIVQCCVLNGVVFGLSLVIFNYLLLPMLKQVLSLFLAEGAGAVWHYARPTLTAVFDMLWVLPLFVLSRIINTIWFQDIADSAYRQRQGRPQLISSLSKLVADVLISIFIQLLFLVQANLLMLLPIMGINVVVGGVHMCLLNALYAFEYRWFNMGWELYKRLSFVEENWPYFMGFGLPLAFITMYPSSVYVSGCLFALLFPVFIISANEADPVLYPKGYPLQLFSGVVGLSNRIIQSLVTKRQALPNPSAPSRR